The Deinococcus puniceus genome segment GCGGGGCGGCAGGGTGCCTACCAGTTTGCCCCCACTCACGCTCAGCGGATTGGCGCGGCCTGTAATTTCAGTCAGGGCAGAGCCGCTGAAGGTGCCCAAGAGCGGGATTCCGCCTCCGCTGAGGGTCGCCAAATCGACTGCCGTATCGCCGTTGTTGATGACCACCACGACGGGCTGCCCGCCCTTGCCGTCTGTCGCTACGCGGCGGTAAGACAGGATCGGTGCGCCGCCGTTGGGCCGCCAGAGTTCTTGTTGTGCACCCCGTGTCAGCACGCGGTACTTGCTGCGGGCCGAGGCGAGGGCCGCCAGCCGTTCATCGAGTTGGCTGGTCGCCAGTGCGCCAAAATCCATATCTTCGCGGTTGCCCTGCCCCAGCACATAGCCGTAGGGGTCGCCCTGCCCCGCCTGCGCGATTTCGCTGCCCTGATACACGCTGGGCGTGCCGCGAGAGGTATAGATCAGGCTCAGAGCAGTGTCCAGACGCTCGGCGGCCTGCGTTGCCGTGCCGCCTTTGCCCGTCACTTCGCTCACAAACCGCTTGACATCGTGGTTGTCCACGAAGGTCGTCAGGCGGGAAGCGTCCTTGTACGCGCCGTCCTGTGCGAACACGTCGGCCACGCGCCCGAGGTCGCCGCCCGCGCTGCTCAGCTGGTCTTTGATGGCAAAGTACAGCGCGAAATCGAACACGCTGGGCGAGCCGAGGTCATCCATAAAGCGGGCCAAGAACGCTGGGTTGCCGTCGAAGACCTCGCCCACAGACCAGATCTTCTGGGGATCACCCGCGCCGCCCGCTGCAAAAAACTGCTTCCAGTAGGCGTCGGGCACATGCTTCATGGTGTCTATTCGCAGGCCGTCTATGCCCGACTGCTCGCGCCAGTAGGTCACGAAATCATTCAGGTATTTGGTCACACCCTCCACGCTCTGCTTAAAGTCGGGCAGTCCGGCGAGGTCGCAGGCCGTCACCTTGTCTTCGGGCTTGGCGTTGTCGCAGTCGGCTTTGGTATTAAACCAATCGGGGTGGTCGGCCACCAGCTTGGCGTTGTAGCCCGCGTGGTTCACCACCACATCCTGAATCACCTTCAGGCCCTTGGCGTGCGCGGCGGCCACCAAGTCCTTGTACTCGGCCAGCGTCCCAAAATGCGGGTCGGTCTTGAAGAAATCCTCGGCCCAGTAGCCGTGATAGCCTGCGAACTGTTTGCCCGCGTTGGGGCCGTCGCCCACCGGAATGGCCGGAACTTGCAGCACCACCGGCGTAATCCACAGCGCCGTAAAGCCCATGCGGTTGAAGTACCCCTCGTTGATCTTGGCCTTCAGTCCGGCAAAATCGCCGCCGTGCCAGCCCAGCGGATTGGTCTTGTCGGTGGCGTCGCCGGGGTTGCGGTTGGGGCCAAGGTCATTGGAGGCGCTTCCATTGGCAAAACGGTCTGTCATCGCGAAGTAGATCACCTCGTCGCGCCAGTCGCGGGCGTCCACGGGGGCGGGCGGCTTGGTCAGGTCGCAGGAAGACAGGGCCAAGGACAAGGTGATGGCCGACAGCACGCCGAAGCGTCCAACAGACGGAATTTTTGTCATGTGTGTATTCAATGAACAACGCCGCAGGGCAACCTGTCAATTCCCTGACTATTTGAGGCCTTGTGGGTGGCTTAATCTATACCATGTCCCCAATGATGAAGGCCGAATGGAATGGTCAAGTGATTGCCGAATCTGCCGATACGGTGGTCGTCGAAGGCAACCATTACTTCCCCATAGACAGTGTGCAGGCGGGCGTGTTGCAGCCCAGCCCCACCCACTCCACTTGCCCTTGGAAGGGAGAGGCCAGCTACTACAGCCTGACTGTAGACGGCCAAACCAACAAAGACGCCGCTTGGTACTACCCTGCCCCCAAGGACGCCGCCAAGCAAATCGCCGGACGGGTGGCCTTCTGGAAGGGCGTGACGGTGAGCTGAAGTTTGGTTGTAGCTTGAAAGGTCACCCCCGTTGCTGGCACTAAGCCCCCTTTGAGGGGAGGACAACAGCTGTTGCGCTCCCCTTAAGGGGGGCTGGCTGCGGAGCAGACTGGGGGGGTGTACCCATACACTCAAACTTCCCTCACACCGCCGCCGCTTCCTCCACATCTTCCAAATCGGTGGGAAGCGTGCGCAGTTTTCCGGCCAACTGAACGCGGTTGCGCCCGTCATCTTGGGCTTGGCGCAGAGCGCGGGCGGCGTCTTCCAGCATGTCTTGGCTGCCCAAATGCTGCGCCCATACGGTCACGCCCACGCTGATGGTGGGCATTACGCCGTCGAGGGGCAACGAGGCCACACGCACGCGCAGGCGTTCGCAGGCGGCCCGCGCGGCGCGGTCATCGGGCACGCGCAGTAGCAGGGCAAATTCGGTATGGCTCAGGCGACCCACCACATCCTGATCCCGCACGGT includes the following:
- a CDS encoding alpha-amylase family glycosyl hydrolase; this translates as MTKIPSVGRFGVLSAITLSLALSSCDLTKPPAPVDARDWRDEVIYFAMTDRFANGSASNDLGPNRNPGDATDKTNPLGWHGGDFAGLKAKINEGYFNRMGFTALWITPVVLQVPAIPVGDGPNAGKQFAGYHGYWAEDFFKTDPHFGTLAEYKDLVAAAHAKGLKVIQDVVVNHAGYNAKLVADHPDWFNTKADCDNAKPEDKVTACDLAGLPDFKQSVEGVTKYLNDFVTYWREQSGIDGLRIDTMKHVPDAYWKQFFAAGGAGDPQKIWSVGEVFDGNPAFLARFMDDLGSPSVFDFALYFAIKDQLSSAGGDLGRVADVFAQDGAYKDASRLTTFVDNHDVKRFVSEVTGKGGTATQAAERLDTALSLIYTSRGTPSVYQGSEIAQAGQGDPYGYVLGQGNREDMDFGALATSQLDERLAALASARSKYRVLTRGAQQELWRPNGGAPILSYRRVATDGKGGQPVVVVINNGDTAVDLATLSGGGIPLLGTFSGSALTEITGRANPLSVSGGKLVGTLPPRTTLALSATAGGGAAGSINPALPELSGLTARAGDGAVELTWTPSTQPLVTGYRVYAKTAGGTERLLNFAPLPATQARYLATGVRNGEAATFRVVTVDTNGAESKGTSVTATPSASNTVKVTFTVDARSQGNGPIELRRFDTGSQVEYPMTQVSRGQWKTEIDLPLFRDIKFKFGNDGPGAKNSGYEGPGQGDRVYVTGSTPNPTGTPANTYSGTYDFIDKPVPASIEGKVTGAGTALAGALVEATTADPNLNYALTFPDGSYTLFAPAGAHTLKASAGGFLEATRAATAPQTGADLNLARDDRTKYAIDGNLSDWTAPAVKLDSPAEGVFGANNNWLTLQADSDAQYLYLAYTYRVSGNSGILYLDYQAGGAAQADNFEAWKRAATFGGSVNGVDAFVARYENQSAQLRRVTSDTATPEVNAADYKYAASGTLPAQTVELAIPWTSLGLTGKPAGGVNIMGGVFGGDNYGAGDIVPDAGSTPAGANTIGTDAQQRRATFTQGLKLP
- a CDS encoding DUF427 domain-containing protein; translated protein: MKAEWNGQVIAESADTVVVEGNHYFPIDSVQAGVLQPSPTHSTCPWKGEASYYSLTVDGQTNKDAAWYYPAPKDAAKQIAGRVAFWKGVTVS